The following nucleotide sequence is from Bradyrhizobium roseum.
ACCCCTACGGTTTCCACTGGGCCTACGATACCCACGCGCTGGCGTTCGGCACCGGCGGCTCGCTGGTGGAAGCCGGCGGCGACAGCTGGTTCTTCATGACCGCGGACTACGCCTTCGGCTATGCGCTGGAAAAAGACACCAGCGATTTCGTCAAGGCCAAGGGCGGCAAGGTGCTGGGTTCGGTCCGCATTCCCCTGAACTCTTCGGACTTCTCCTCCTTCCTGCTGCAGGCACAGAGCTCGAAAGCCAAGATCATCGGCCTCGCCAATGCCGGCCTCGACACCACCAACTCGATCAAGCAGGCAGCCGAGTTCGGCATCGTCAAGAGCGGCCAGAAGCTGGCCGGCTTGCTGCTGACGCTCGCTGAAGTGCATGGCCTCGGGCTCGACGCTGCCCAAGGCCTGGTGCTGACCGAAGGCTATTACTGGGACCGCGACGCCAGGAGCCGCAATCTCGGCGAACGCTTCTTCAAGCGCACGGGCCGCATGCCGAACATGATCCAGGCCGGCACCTATTCGGCCACGCTGTCCTACCTCAAGGCGGTCAAGGCGGCCGGCACCAAGGACGCCGAGGCGGTGGCGAAGAAGCTGAAGGAGCTGCCGGTCGATGATGATTTTGCGCAGGGCGGCAAGGTGATGGAGAACGGCCGCATGGTGCACGACCTCTATTTGTTCGAGGTGAAGAAGCCATCTGAATCGAAAAAGCCGTGGGATTACTACAAGCAGCTTGCCGTGGTGCCCGGCGCCAAGGCGTTCCCTGCTGCAAAGGACTCCGGCTGCCCGCTCACGAAGTAGGTCGCCCGGACTTCGTCATCGAGGAGCGTAGCGACAAAGCGATCCATCTTTCTTGTGCCGCGAGATGGATTGCTTCGCTGCGCTCGCAAAGACGGCGGATCCTTCCGCTACCGCTGCACCAGCCGCCACACGATGACGCCGATCGACCCAGCCCACAGAACGATGGTCGCCATTGCCTGGACATAAAAACCAGGGCCGCGCTTGGCCGCAGCCTTGGCGTAGCCGTGCACATAGAGAATGCGGCCAACGACCCAGACCATTCCGAGCGCCGCTGCGGTGCCGTCGCCGATATAGATGGCAAACAGCCAGAGCGAGGGCAGGAAGATCGGCAGCCATTCCAGCGTGTTCATCTGCGCGCGAAACACCCGCTCGAAATCCGCATTGCCGGAAATCGCCGGCGGCTTGACGCCAAACCTGGCGCGCGCTTGCGACACCAGGATTGAGGAATAAAAGTAGACCAGGATCGCCAGCAAGGTGGCGAGCGCGGTGAAATGATACATCATTGATTCCCCTGTTGTGCCGCTCAATAGCCCGTCATTTCCAGATAACCAACCCCGGCATGGCTGCCGGCAAAGCGGATCGGGCCTTCCCAGTAGGGAAAGCTCGTGCCCATCCAGCTTCGCGCGTTGAGCGGCGTGCACTCGATCGACAGGGCCATCTTCGCAATCGCGATGCGCCATGACGTCGGGATCTTTCGTCCCGCGAGCTCGGTGACGATGAGCGGCGTCATCACGATGTCTTCGGAGCCGAGCAACTCGGTCGAGCCATCAGGCTTGATCCATTTGCCCGACCCAAAATGCTTTCCGTCGGTCTGGCGCATCCGGTACAGCATCAATTTTTCGCCGGAATTGAAATGCAGCGACAGCCAGTCCCATCCGCTTTGATCCGAAGCCAGCGGCTGGCTGCTCCATTCGCGATCGAGCCAGGCCTGCCCGGTGACGTCGACCGGCTTGTCGTCGATGGTGAGCGTGCCGGTCGCCGTGTAATGCGGCTGGCTGTAATAATAGGAGGCCTGCTCGCGCAGCGATTTGCGGCTGTAGCCGGCCTCGCCCTGCAGCACCAGCGGACGCTGCGCGTCGAGGCGTAGCGCGTAACTGAAGTCGGCGCCCGAGGCTTTCAGCTCGCACGGCGCGATAAAATCCTTGTTGACAGCATCGAGCCCGCGCATCTCCCAGGCATCGATCCAGGCGTGAAATGGTTTGGCGTCGACGCCGGCCTGACCGACCCCGCCACGCGCGAACGCCTGGGCGAAGCGATGGGTATCGGCGCGGGTGACGGCGGCATGGCCCATCCAGATCTGCTGGTTGGCCCAGCCTTCTTGCGGTCCGCCCGCCGCGATCGCCTGGCGAAACAGCGTCCATTGCACGCCGTAGGCCGCGCCGTTGGCATCGATGAGATTGGCCGTCACATACCACCACTCGATGCGAAATTCCGGATGCGGGCCGTGATCGACGGGAAACGCAAATGCCCGGCCGGGCACAACCGCGGCAAATCCATCCGCGCTTTCGCCGAGCCCGGCAAAACCCTGCGCCAGCGCGTGGCCGCTGAGTCCCGCGAGCAGCGCGCCGCCGATGAAGCCGCGGCGGGTGATCGGGCCGCTACCGTTCATTGGCAAATATCCTGATCAGGCTCGCCGGCTGCATGCGCGCCAGCCGGATCACGGGCAGCGCGGACGCGGCAATGGCGGCCGCCATCGCGACGCCCGTCAGCCACACGAGTTGCATTGGGAAGACGTGAAACGGCAGCCGCCAGCCGAACGCCTTGACGTTGACGACCGCGAGCAGGCACCACGCCACCAGGAGACCAAGCGGCAGCGCGAACATCGTGGTGATCAGCGCCATCGACATCGTCTTCAGCAGCTCGATGGCCGCCAACTGCCGCCGCGTCAGGCCGATCGCCCATAGCGGCGCCAGTTGCGGCAGGCGGGAATTGGCCAGCGTGAGCAGGCTGGTCAGCAGTGCGACGCCGGCGACGCCAAGCGTAAAGGCATTGAGCGCGGCGGTCACCGCAAAGGTGCGGTTGAATATCCGTTTCGATTCCGCCTTCATCGTCGCCTGATCGGCGAGGTTGCGGTCGTCGAGCGCGAATTTTTCCTGCAGCGCCGCGATCAGCGCCGGTATCTTTGGCGGCGCGACCCGCAATCCCATGCGGGTCAGCGGAATTTCCGGAAAGCGCCGCGTCAGCGCGGCGAAGTTGACCGTGATCTGGCCCTTTGGGTTGCCGTAATCGGCATAGATGCCGACCACATCGAGCGGCCAGTTGCCGCCCGGTGCCGGCACCTCGATGCGGTCGCCGACCGAGAGATTCAGCCGCCGCGCCAGTTGCTCGCTGACCAGCGCCGCGTTGCCGGGACGCAGCTTGATCCAGGCATCCTTGGCCGACTCCAGCAGCGGCCAGTTGTCGCGATAGGTGGCGTGATCGGGCAGGCCAAGCACTTCGATCGGCGCCCCCGCCAGTTGCGTATCGGCGCGGCCACCGGGCAAAATCGCCTCGACCTCGGGACGCTCGCGCAGCCACGCCTTGATCCCGTGCGCCTGATCGTCATCGGTCGCGCTGATATACACATCCGCCGCCAGCCGCCCGTCGAGCCACACCAGGAACGTGCGGTTGAAGCTCTGGACCATGGTAGAGACGCCGACATTCACTGATAGCGCGAGCAGCAGTGCCATCAGGGCGAGTGAAAGCCCGGACAGTTGCTGACGGCTGTCGGCCCAGAACCAGTTGCTGACCGGCTTCTGCGCCAAACGCTGCCCGAGCGACAGCACCAATTCCAAAAACATCGGCAGGATCAGCGCGGCGCCGAGCATCAGCGCCGCGAGCACGGCAAATCCTGCCATCAGCGAATCGCCGAACCAGAGCAAGCCTGCGGCGATGGCGAACGCCACGAGCGCCGCGGCGCTCTGCCAGGCCAGCCAGCGCCGCTGTGCCTGCTGCCAGGCAAAGGGCTGCGCGGTGGCCAGCAGCGGCATGCGCAACGCTTTGGTCAGGCTGGCGGCGGCGGCCGCGAGCGCGCCGGCTATGCTGATGGCGATGCCGGCGATCCACCATTGCGGCTTCAGCGTCAACTGTCCCGGAATCTGCGCGCCATAGAGCCCACGCAAGGAGGCCGCGACGTCGGGGAGAAGCACGCCGGCGATGAAATAGCCGCACACGAGGCCGACCAGGCCGGCGAAAAACGCCAGCGACACCAGTTCGAGCACCAGCACGGCGTTGAGCATTCGCGCCGAGACGCCGCAGGCGCGCAGGGTGCGCAGCACCGGCAGCCGCTGTTCGTAGGCGAGCCCGATCGCGGAATTGACGATGAACAGCCCGACAAAGAAGGACAGCAGCCCGAACGCGGTCAGGTTCAAATGAAAACTGTCGGTGAGGCGCTCGAGGTCGGTCTCCGCATCCGGCTCGATCAGGCGAAGCTGGTCGCCGGTGATGCTTTCAAGCGACGCGCGTTTGCCGGTCGCCTTGCCGATCAGCAGCCGCGAGATCTGGTTCGGCATCTTCAGCAAATTCTGCGCGATGCCGATGTCGACGACCAGCACGCCGGGCACCAGGTTCGGCTGCACCCGCAGCGGCGGCAGCAAGGCGCCGCCATGGGCCTGCGCGCGCGCGCCTGCCGCGAGCTTGAGATCGGACAGCGTCTCCGGTGCCGCCAGCATCATGCCCGGGGGCGTCATGAAAGCTCGAAAATCGTCCCTGCCGACCGCCGGCGCGGAGCCTACTTCCGCCGGCAGCGTGACCGGCTCGATGCCCAGCAGCCGGAACGAGCGTCCCTCGATCTGGATGCGGCCTTCGAGCACCGGCGACACCGGCCAGCCGGCGCGGCGCAAATCGACGAACAGTTTTCGCGGAAAGCTCGCGCCGTTGCGGGCGGCCAGCATGGCGGTGCGCGTTCCGCCAAAGGTCGCGGCAGCGCGATCATAGGAGGTGCGGGCCTGCTGGTTGAGCGCCTGCACGCCGCTCCACAGCGCGGTCGCCGCGATCAGTCCGATCAGCAGGGTTGCCAGCTGCATCGGATGCCGCCGCCAATGGCTCAGCAACACGGCCAGCGTCCACAGCGCGCGCCTCACGCGATCAACCCGGCATGGAGATTGACCTGACGGTCGAGGGTCGCGGCAAGTCTCGCGCTGTGCGTCACCATCAGAAAACCGCAGCCGCTGCGCGCCACCAGATCGCGCGCCAGCGCCAGCACCTCGTCGGCGGTATCCTCGTCGAGATTGCCGGTCGGCTCGTCCGCCAGCAGCAGCAGCGGTTTTACGGCGAGCGCCCGGCCGATCGCGACGCGCTGCTGCTGGCCGCCGGACAATTGCTCGGGATAGCGTTTGAGGAATTTGCCGAGCCCGAGCCGTTCTACCAGTTCGCCGTGCCAGGCCGCGTCGTGACGGCCGGCAATGCGCGACTGAAAGGTGAGGTTGTCCCCCACCGTGAGGCTCGGAATCAGGTTGAACTGCTGAAACACCAGGCCGAGCCGGTTGCGGCGCAATTCGGCGCGCCCGGCATCGTCGAGTTCGGAGAGGTTCAAATCCGCCAGCCTGATCTCGCCGCCATCGGCGGCATCGAGGCCGGCGATAAGGTGCAGCAGCGTGCTCTTGCCGCTGCCGGATTCGCCGGTCAGCGCCACGCTCTCGCCGGCGGCGACCGCAAGATTCACCCCGCGCAGCACGGCCACCTGTTCGCCGGCGGCGCGGTAGCTCTTGCTCAGGCCGGTGATGTGCAGTAGCCGACCGGTCACGCTGGAATTACCCTTGGTCATGCGCGACGATGAACCGATCTGACCATGAAAATCCCCTGAGGTGATGGCATGCAACATATCAGGGCACGTGCCCGGGATCACGACCTCAATCGCGCCGCGACGTGATCGTGATCCGGTCGTGCTGCGCGCCCTGCAACAGCAGTGGGCAGTTGTGAAAATCCCGGTTGCCTTGCCCGGGAGCCCACTTGTAGCATCGGAACCGGCCGATCTCACAGAGCCAGCAAAGAAACGGGGAAACCTGCCATGACCGTGCAAACGACGCATGAGGGCACGCCCAAAGGCGCCTGGAAGATCACCTTCCTGCTGTTCCTGTTCATGCTGGTGAACTTTGCCGACAAGATCGTGGTCGGCCTCGCCGGCGCGCCGATCATGGACGAGCTGAAACTCACGCCGGAGCAGTTCGGCTTCCTCGGCTCCTCGTTCTTCTTCCTGTTTTCGATCTCGGCCATCGTGGTGGGCTTCATCGTCAACCGCATCGATACGCGCTGGGTGCTGCTGGCGATGGCGGTGATCTGGTCGGTGGCGCAGTTTCCGATGGTCGGCTCCGTCAGCTTCACCACGCTGGTGATCTGCCGCGTCATCCTCGGCGCCGGCGAGGGGCCGGCGTTTGCGGTCGCGGCGCATGCGATCTACAAATGGTTTCCCGACGAGAAGCGAACGCTGCCGACCGCCATTCTCTCGCAAGGCTCGGCCTTCGGCGTCATCCTGGCCGTGCCGGCGCTGAACTGGATCATCGTCAATCACAGCTGGCACTATGCGTTCGGCGCGCTCGGCGTCGTCGGCCTGATGTGGGGCGTGGCGTGGCTGGTGATGGGCCGGGAAGGTCCGCTGGTGCAGACGGCCCAGGCCGCTGCGGCCGATACGCGCATTCCCTATTTCCAGTTGCTGACCTCGCGCACCTTCATCGGCTGCTGCGCGGCGACCTTCGGCGCCTATTGGGCGCTGTCGCTCGGGCTGACCTGGTTCACGCCCTTTATCGTCAAGGGACTCGGCTTCACGCAACAGGATGCCGGCTGGATCTCGGTGCTGCCGTGGGTGTTCGGCGCCACCATCGTGCTGCTGACCGGATGGATCTCACAGGTGATGCTGGCACGCGGCTACACGACGCGCGCCTCGCGCGGCGTGCTCGGCTCGGTGCCGCTGATCGTGGGCGGGCTGGTCCTCGCCGTGCTGCCGCATGTCCACGGCGCGGGGCTGCAGATCGCGTTCCTCGTGGTCGGCTCCGGGCTCTGCGGTTCAATCTATGTGGTCTGCCCGCCGATGCTCGGCGAGTTCACGCCGGTGCAGCAGCGCGGCGCCGTCATCGCGATCTATGGCGCGATCTATACGCTGGCGGGGATAATTGCCCCTTCGGTGATGGGCGCCGTGATCCAGAATGCGGCGGTGCCGCTCGACGGCTACATGACCGGCTTCACCATCAACGCAGTGGTGATGGTGGCCTCGGGTCTGCTCGGGCTGCTGTTGCTCCGGCCGAACACGGAGCGCAAGCGGCTGATGGCGCAGGCGGCAGTGCAGCCGAAGTTTGCGTGAGGCGATAACAACTCTATCGGTCGTCCCTGCGAACGCAGGGACCCATACCGCGTGATCTCACGATGAAGCGTGGTGGCTGACGCTCAGCGTTGGTCAGATGCAGCAGTGAGTCGTAGCCCGGATGAGCGCAGCGATATCCGGGGCCGGCGTCGAGACAGTTCCCGGATATCGCTGCGCTCATCCGGGCTACAGCTCGTGCCCTTTACATGGGCCGCGGCGTATGGGTCCCGGCGCAAGGCCGGGACGACACCGCAAATGTTGAAGCGGTTTGGCCTTAACTCGCCGCCGCGTTCAGCTCCGCCTTCGATCCCTGCGTGCCCCGCACCAGCCGGCCCGGTCGCACACCCGTCGCCGCGCCACCGCGCTGGGTCACCACGCCGGAGACGATGGTGGCGTCGTAGCCGTCGACCTGCTGCATCAGGCGGCGGCCGCCGACCGGCAAATCGTAATGCACCTTCGGCGGATGCAGGTGCAGCCGGTCGTAGTCGATCACGTTGACGTCGGCCTTGAAGCCCGGCGCGATCACGCCGCGGTCGTAGAGGCCGACCGAGAGCGCGGTCTTGCGCGACTGCGCCGCCACCACGAACGGGATCGAGAGTTTTTCGCCGCGGCTGCGGTCGCGGGTCCAGTGTGTCAGGAGATAGGTCGGGAAGCTGGCGTCGCAGATGATGCCGCAATGCGCGCCGCCGTCGGAAAGTCCCGGCACGGCACTGGGCTCGCGCAGCATCTCATGGACGGCGTCGAGATTGCCGTCGGCATAATTGAGGAACGGCACATAGAGCATGCCGCGGCCCTCGTCGGTCAGCATCGCCTCATAGGCGAGTTCTTCCGGCTGGCGGCCCTGGCGGCGGGCCTGCGGGCCAAGCGCATTTTCCGGTGGCTGTTCGTAATCGGGCGGATTACCGAGCAGATACATCTTGTCGTAGTTCGGCCGGAAGAACAGCGGATCGTCGGTCGCGGTCGCCGTCTCGCCCAGGATGGCGGCCCGCACTTCGGGCTTGCGCAGCTGCGTCAGCCGCTCGGCCAGCGGCAGTTTTGCGATCGCGCGGTAGCTCGGATGGGTCTGGAACGGGTTGCGCGACAGTTCCAGCCCGAGCAGCAGCCCCACGGGACGCGCCGCGATCTGCGTCGTGATCGACAGGCCGCGTTTGGCGGCCTCGTTGATGGTGTCCATGGTCTGCCGCCAGCGACGCGGCGCCTTGTCGGCCTGCGCCACCGAGAACGAGATCGGGCACTTGGTGTTTTCCGCGACCCGCAGCATCATCGGCAGATCTTCATGCACCGTGCTCTGGTCGAGCACGAATTGCAGCACGCTGCGGCCGACGCCGTGCATGGCGGCGGCAATCGCGGTCAGTTCATCCTCGCCCGCTTTCAGCGTCGGCGTGTAGTCGCCCGTCGAGGTGCGGTGGTTGAGCGTGCGCGAGGTCGAAAACCCCAGCGCGCCTGCGCGCACGGCGTCGCCGGCCAGCGCCGCCATCGCCCTGTTGTCCTCGGGCGTGGCGGGATCGCGCCGTGCGCCGCGCTCGCCCATCACGTAGACGCGCAGCGCCGCATGCGGCAGTTGCGCGCCGATATCCATGTCGAAACTGCGCTTCGACAGCCACTCCATGTAGTCCGGAAAACTTTCCCAGGCCCAGGGAATGCCGGCGCTCAACACCGGCTCGGGAATGTCCTCGACGCCTTCCATCAACTGGATCAGCCGGACATGATCGACCGGACGGCACGGCGCAAAGCCGACGCCGCAATTGCCCATGATCGCGGTCGTGACGCCGTTCTGCGACGACGGCGTGATGTCCTGGCTCCACGTGACCTGGCCGTCATAATGGGTGTGGACGTCGACAAACCCGGGCGCGACCAGTTTGCCCTTGGCGTCGATCTCTTCCTTGCCCTTGGCGGCCACCTTGCCGACGTCGGTGATGCGGCCGCCTGAGATCGCCACATCGGCTTCATAGAGATCGCCACCCTTGCCATCGGCGACGGTGCCGCCACGGATCACGAGGTCGGGGGTCGAGGTCATGGCTTCCATCCCGGTTGTGGTTTGTTGGGCGCATCATCCGATGCCCCTGAAAACTGTCAACCGCCGGGTATGGGGTTCAGGGATGCATCCCCTCACACCTTGGCCGGTTCCGCCGATTTGCGGTCAGTCGCCAGCGCCAGCAGCACCGTCAGCACCATGAAGGCCACCGACGCGCCGAACACCCAGTGTGGCATGTTCTGGTCCATGATCCATCCGAACAGCAACGGGCTGAGAATGCCGCTGAAATTGAAGCCGGTGGAGACGATGCCGAAGGCCCTGCCGGCGGCACCCGCCGGCGCCGCATGGCGCACCAGCATGTCGCGCGAGGGCGCGATGACGCCGCCGAGGAATCCGGCGATGCCCATCGCCGCGGTCAGCACTAACGACGGCAGCGTGGTGGTCGCGATCACCAGCATGATCACCGCGTTGATGCCGAAACACGCCGCGGCGACCTGCCCATGGCGCGTGGTGCGGTCGGCCAGGTAGCCGCCGGCCAGCACGCCGGCCGCGCTCGCGCCGAGAAACGCCGTCAGCGCGATATTGGCGGCCGAGAACGTCACGCCATAGCCGGTCATCAGCGCCACCACGCCGAAATTGCTGATGCCGGCATTGGAGAGGCCGAGCAGCATGAAGAAGATCGTCAGCATGATGAGCGCCGGCGTGATGATGCTTTGCTTCGGCGCGGCGGCACCGTCCTGCCTGCGATCCGCCGAGCTGGCATCGGGAATGCCCGCGGCCAGCAACCCCAGCGCCGCCGCGGGGCCGACCGCGCCGGCCACGATCAGCGCGCCGAGGCCTCCGACCGATGCGACCAGCGCCGCCATGATCGCAGGCGCCACCGCGCCGCCGAGGAAACCGGCAAAGGTGTGGATCGAGAACGCGCGGCCCATCCGCGCTTCGTCCATGTGCGTCGACAGGATCGCGTAGTCGCAGGGGTGATAGACGCTGTTGGCGAGCCCGAGCAGGGCGGCGCAGACGATCAGCGAGGTGTAGCTCAGATGCAGCCCGAGCATGATCAGCGCCACGCCGCCGACCGTGAGCCCGATCAGCAGCACTTTTCGCGCGCCGATATGATCGGCAAGATAGCCGATCGGCGCCTGCGTCAGGCCGGACACGATGCCGAATACCGTCAGGGCGAAGCCCAGCTCGATATAGCCGACGCCGAGTTGCGCCTTCAGGAACGGGAACAGCATCGGCAGCACGAACAGGTGGAAATGGCTCACCCAGTGCGCGACCGAAATCGCCCCGAGCGTGCGCAGCGCGGAGTCAGTCTTCGCTTGCTGCGGTGCAGCCAGAATATCGACCATGTCGGCTCGGAATCCTTACGGTGCCTCAACGCCCGGCAGGGCTGGATCAAAATAGAGGCAAGAAAATAGAGGCAAGCGGTTATTTGTCCATGAATACCGGCGCATGGCTTGCCCCGGCGGAGCGCAGGGCGGGGGCCGTCCGATTTGGCCGGATTTTGCGAATCGGACGTGAATAGGCATCTACGTTGAGGCAGGCTCGCATTCCGCTGGAGCGAAAACGCGGTCGCGTTTGGGACAACCGCCGGGCCCAGCGTCGCGCCATGTGGGATTACTGGCCGCATCCTCGGTCAGGCACGCGCATGACGGTGCAGTGGAAGCGGCCGGATGCCGGCCGGTGGCGTCAGGACGTCGCGCTAGTTTACCACTTTCGGTGAGTTGGGTCCGGCCGTACTGCTCGTATTCTGGCTGCTTCCTGAATCCGTGGCGTTGAGGATGGCGCCAAGTCTGGTGGTCCAATCCTGCACTTGTTTGGCATATGGATCATCCTTGATTTTCGGATCGAGCTTAGGACACTTCTCCGGCGGTAAAAACGTCGTGCTCGCTATTTTTGTAGCAATATCCGAGTGAAGTTGACGAAGCGCGGCCAACGAGCGTTCGCTCTTCAGGTATGACTCCCGCGGAGCATAGAATGAATTCAGCGCCGACGTCGCCGTGCCCAACGATGAAAATACGATAGCGAGTATGCCGACCCAGAGGGACAGGTTGTTGGTCGACGGTGTTTCGCCGGCCGGCGCTATCGATTTGATACTGATCAGAATGGTTGTGATTGCGCCGATCCCGACGATCGCAAGCTGAAACCAGAACATGCTTGTGTAGTTCCGGTTGGCTGCGGATGCTGACTCGATCCGATTGCGCTTGATCGAATCGCTGAGGTAGACGATGGCGCGCTGATAGTTTGAGAGTACGAGGGAGTTTGCGGCTTTCTGGTCTGGGGCCCTGACTGCAGATTGCCTGCGGACGTCACTGGGCAAGATATCCAGCCTTAATGCGGCGCGAACGAAATCTGGCTGGGCATCGAGGTCTTGGATGTTCGAACACGCAGCCGCCGCTGCGGCGATCATTTCATGATCGGCGCGGGCCAACTGCCATTCCTGGACGGCAGCGTAGGAATAAATTTGGCTTTCCGAATTCCGTCCGCTAACGCCGTCGTATCCGTATCGCATCAGCAAATAGCCGATCACCAAGACGACGACCACAAACGCGAACGCGCCTACTCTGCGGACGATCTGCCAGAAGCGGGCATTTTCGGCCGCCGCTGAAGGCGTATCGGGAGGTGCTGTTCCGGGCAATGTAACCTCCAAATCTAAGAATGAAATTTTGAAATAATACAATCTGTACGTTAAGTATCAATCCGATTCCGGCTGGCGGGATTAAAAGCCAGCGGTGTCGGTAAGCTCCATTGACCCTTGTCGGGACCTGCGCCAAGCTTGCCGAAAATCAAAACAACAATCGGAGGTCGCCCATGCTCCGCGCAGAAGACAACAAATTCCT
It contains:
- a CDS encoding ABC transporter substrate-binding protein, which translates into the protein MKSGLLAAVAAGGLLLAAPASAQGVKIGILNDQSGVYADYGGKWSFEAAKMAVEDFGGEVLGQKIEIISADHQNKPDLGNAIARRWYDVENVDMITELTTSSVALAIHELSKEKKKIDIVVGAATSRLTGDACHPYGFHWAYDTHALAFGTGGSLVEAGGDSWFFMTADYAFGYALEKDTSDFVKAKGGKVLGSVRIPLNSSDFSSFLLQAQSSKAKIIGLANAGLDTTNSIKQAAEFGIVKSGQKLAGLLLTLAEVHGLGLDAAQGLVLTEGYYWDRDARSRNLGERFFKRTGRMPNMIQAGTYSATLSYLKAVKAAGTKDAEAVAKKLKELPVDDDFAQGGKVMENGRMVHDLYLFEVKKPSESKKPWDYYKQLAVVPGAKAFPAAKDSGCPLTK
- a CDS encoding MAPEG family protein, whose translation is MYHFTALATLLAILVYFYSSILVSQARARFGVKPPAISGNADFERVFRAQMNTLEWLPIFLPSLWLFAIYIGDGTAAALGMVWVVGRILYVHGYAKAAAKRGPGFYVQAMATIVLWAGSIGVIVWRLVQR
- a CDS encoding lipocalin-like domain-containing protein — encoded protein: MNGSGPITRRGFIGGALLAGLSGHALAQGFAGLGESADGFAAVVPGRAFAFPVDHGPHPEFRIEWWYVTANLIDANGAAYGVQWTLFRQAIAAGGPQEGWANQQIWMGHAAVTRADTHRFAQAFARGGVGQAGVDAKPFHAWIDAWEMRGLDAVNKDFIAPCELKASGADFSYALRLDAQRPLVLQGEAGYSRKSLREQASYYYSQPHYTATGTLTIDDKPVDVTGQAWLDREWSSQPLASDQSGWDWLSLHFNSGEKLMLYRMRQTDGKHFGSGKWIKPDGSTELLGSEDIVMTPLIVTELAGRKIPTSWRIAIAKMALSIECTPLNARSWMGTSFPYWEGPIRFAGSHAGVGYLEMTGY
- a CDS encoding ABC transporter permease translates to MRRALWTLAVLLSHWRRHPMQLATLLIGLIAATALWSGVQALNQQARTSYDRAAATFGGTRTAMLAARNGASFPRKLFVDLRRAGWPVSPVLEGRIQIEGRSFRLLGIEPVTLPAEVGSAPAVGRDDFRAFMTPPGMMLAAPETLSDLKLAAGARAQAHGGALLPPLRVQPNLVPGVLVVDIGIAQNLLKMPNQISRLLIGKATGKRASLESITGDQLRLIEPDAETDLERLTDSFHLNLTAFGLLSFFVGLFIVNSAIGLAYEQRLPVLRTLRACGVSARMLNAVLVLELVSLAFFAGLVGLVCGYFIAGVLLPDVAASLRGLYGAQIPGQLTLKPQWWIAGIAISIAGALAAAAASLTKALRMPLLATAQPFAWQQAQRRWLAWQSAAALVAFAIAAGLLWFGDSLMAGFAVLAALMLGAALILPMFLELVLSLGQRLAQKPVSNWFWADSRQQLSGLSLALMALLLALSVNVGVSTMVQSFNRTFLVWLDGRLAADVYISATDDDQAHGIKAWLRERPEVEAILPGGRADTQLAGAPIEVLGLPDHATYRDNWPLLESAKDAWIKLRPGNAALVSEQLARRLNLSVGDRIEVPAPGGNWPLDVVGIYADYGNPKGQITVNFAALTRRFPEIPLTRMGLRVAPPKIPALIAALQEKFALDDRNLADQATMKAESKRIFNRTFAVTAALNAFTLGVAGVALLTSLLTLANSRLPQLAPLWAIGLTRRQLAAIELLKTMSMALITTMFALPLGLLVAWCLLAVVNVKAFGWRLPFHVFPMQLVWLTGVAMAAAIAASALPVIRLARMQPASLIRIFANER
- a CDS encoding ABC transporter ATP-binding protein: MTKGNSSVTGRLLHITGLSKSYRAAGEQVAVLRGVNLAVAAGESVALTGESGSGKSTLLHLIAGLDAADGGEIRLADLNLSELDDAGRAELRRNRLGLVFQQFNLIPSLTVGDNLTFQSRIAGRHDAAWHGELVERLGLGKFLKRYPEQLSGGQQQRVAIGRALAVKPLLLLADEPTGNLDEDTADEVLALARDLVARSGCGFLMVTHSARLAATLDRQVNLHAGLIA
- a CDS encoding MFS transporter yields the protein MTVQTTHEGTPKGAWKITFLLFLFMLVNFADKIVVGLAGAPIMDELKLTPEQFGFLGSSFFFLFSISAIVVGFIVNRIDTRWVLLAMAVIWSVAQFPMVGSVSFTTLVICRVILGAGEGPAFAVAAHAIYKWFPDEKRTLPTAILSQGSAFGVILAVPALNWIIVNHSWHYAFGALGVVGLMWGVAWLVMGREGPLVQTAQAAAADTRIPYFQLLTSRTFIGCCAATFGAYWALSLGLTWFTPFIVKGLGFTQQDAGWISVLPWVFGATIVLLTGWISQVMLARGYTTRASRGVLGSVPLIVGGLVLAVLPHVHGAGLQIAFLVVGSGLCGSIYVVCPPMLGEFTPVQQRGAVIAIYGAIYTLAGIIAPSVMGAVIQNAAVPLDGYMTGFTINAVVMVASGLLGLLLLRPNTERKRLMAQAAVQPKFA
- a CDS encoding N-acyl-D-amino-acid deacylase family protein; the protein is MTSTPDLVIRGGTVADGKGGDLYEADVAISGGRITDVGKVAAKGKEEIDAKGKLVAPGFVDVHTHYDGQVTWSQDITPSSQNGVTTAIMGNCGVGFAPCRPVDHVRLIQLMEGVEDIPEPVLSAGIPWAWESFPDYMEWLSKRSFDMDIGAQLPHAALRVYVMGERGARRDPATPEDNRAMAALAGDAVRAGALGFSTSRTLNHRTSTGDYTPTLKAGEDELTAIAAAMHGVGRSVLQFVLDQSTVHEDLPMMLRVAENTKCPISFSVAQADKAPRRWRQTMDTINEAAKRGLSITTQIAARPVGLLLGLELSRNPFQTHPSYRAIAKLPLAERLTQLRKPEVRAAILGETATATDDPLFFRPNYDKMYLLGNPPDYEQPPENALGPQARRQGRQPEELAYEAMLTDEGRGMLYVPFLNYADGNLDAVHEMLREPSAVPGLSDGGAHCGIICDASFPTYLLTHWTRDRSRGEKLSIPFVVAAQSRKTALSVGLYDRGVIAPGFKADVNVIDYDRLHLHPPKVHYDLPVGGRRLMQQVDGYDATIVSGVVTQRGGAATGVRPGRLVRGTQGSKAELNAAAS
- a CDS encoding MFS transporter; protein product: MVDILAAPQQAKTDSALRTLGAISVAHWVSHFHLFVLPMLFPFLKAQLGVGYIELGFALTVFGIVSGLTQAPIGYLADHIGARKVLLIGLTVGGVALIMLGLHLSYTSLIVCAALLGLANSVYHPCDYAILSTHMDEARMGRAFSIHTFAGFLGGAVAPAIMAALVASVGGLGALIVAGAVGPAAALGLLAAGIPDASSADRRQDGAAAPKQSIITPALIMLTIFFMLLGLSNAGISNFGVVALMTGYGVTFSAANIALTAFLGASAAGVLAGGYLADRTTRHGQVAAACFGINAVIMLVIATTTLPSLVLTAAMGIAGFLGGVIAPSRDMLVRHAAPAGAAGRAFGIVSTGFNFSGILSPLLFGWIMDQNMPHWVFGASVAFMVLTVLLALATDRKSAEPAKV